Proteins from a genomic interval of Stenotrophomonas sp. WZN-1:
- a CDS encoding glycosyltransferase, with the protein MIDVSVVLNMHREALYLVPTLKSLVQCAAKARDEGVIVELVAVFDRADDATREVFRAHDLSVFVAVKEVDVDVGSLGLARNAGIERADGEYVWTSDADDLVSSNAIVALLAAARGHDRAEVAVFLEYLCAFGEQYHNVRYVDSKFLTAGDFAFQHPYVSRIFVRRSAFESLKYDDLRVTTGFAYEDWYFNCQLRAAGYDMIVAPDTVIFYRQRPGSLLRQANAASVRLIPHSRLFDPEVFLADMRESRRRAGDWNALLADRKAIFAQDNTRLFMESASLQESLWEAIQLEPEIEPHRVEAAGSYSPMPWNPEHWGMQLEHLYGMIGRGRFTDIVLLPWLIAGGAEKYILQVLHEIAAQQPEARILVIAGQAAKRHDWVAKLPKGSVFIDICNAFPHLDSTDQDALTIRMLLAIREGDARLHVKSSPFAHRLLDAYAPVLTRLFRIVYYRFSDATYRWRDTVLRGPWGMGVLRRHLPGFWRVLTDCEAIVAADRSFLGPLPSYSPIYARCDVSSAAIDGSSGRLGTRRKLLWASRVAPEKRPELLSAISERLAAQGLDVKIDAFGTADPGVNAKHVFGQGQGRIRYRGGFSSFSELPLGEYDAFLYTSSFDGLPNILLEMAGAGLPIIAPDVGGISEVVKDDVTGRLIPSMHDDAALADAYVQAVLSLYTEGTDWQRMSEACRSLIETRHGAGAFAGHVRDVLCLAPENSSKVV; encoded by the coding sequence ATGATTGATGTGAGCGTGGTGTTGAATATGCACAGGGAAGCGCTCTACCTCGTGCCCACTCTCAAGTCGCTGGTGCAATGTGCAGCCAAGGCCCGGGATGAAGGTGTCATCGTGGAGCTTGTCGCGGTGTTCGACCGCGCCGATGACGCAACCCGGGAGGTTTTCCGGGCGCACGATCTTTCCGTTTTCGTCGCCGTCAAGGAGGTCGACGTCGACGTTGGTTCGCTGGGTCTGGCCCGCAATGCAGGCATCGAGCGTGCTGACGGTGAGTATGTATGGACCTCCGACGCCGACGATCTCGTTTCGTCCAACGCCATTGTGGCGTTGCTCGCGGCGGCGCGCGGGCATGACCGCGCCGAGGTTGCCGTCTTCCTCGAGTACCTGTGCGCGTTCGGTGAGCAGTACCACAATGTGCGCTATGTTGATTCAAAGTTCCTGACTGCAGGCGACTTTGCATTCCAGCACCCCTATGTTTCGCGGATCTTCGTTCGCCGTTCTGCATTCGAGTCGCTGAAGTACGATGATCTGCGCGTCACTACGGGGTTTGCATACGAAGACTGGTACTTCAATTGCCAACTGCGGGCAGCTGGCTACGACATGATCGTAGCGCCAGATACGGTGATCTTCTATCGCCAGCGGCCAGGGAGCCTGCTACGCCAGGCCAATGCGGCGTCGGTCCGGCTGATTCCCCATAGTCGACTGTTCGATCCGGAGGTGTTTCTCGCAGACATGCGGGAGAGTCGTCGCCGGGCCGGTGACTGGAACGCGCTGTTGGCTGATCGGAAGGCGATCTTCGCCCAGGACAACACGCGCCTGTTCATGGAATCGGCGTCTCTGCAGGAATCGCTTTGGGAAGCCATCCAGCTGGAGCCGGAAATTGAACCGCATCGGGTCGAGGCTGCGGGCAGCTACAGCCCGATGCCGTGGAACCCCGAGCATTGGGGAATGCAGCTGGAGCACCTCTACGGGATGATCGGCAGAGGCCGCTTCACGGACATCGTGCTGTTGCCCTGGCTCATCGCTGGTGGTGCGGAGAAGTACATTCTGCAGGTGCTTCATGAGATCGCCGCTCAGCAGCCTGAAGCGCGGATTCTTGTGATTGCCGGTCAGGCCGCGAAGCGCCACGACTGGGTTGCCAAGCTTCCCAAGGGCTCGGTATTCATCGACATCTGCAATGCATTCCCCCACCTGGACAGCACCGATCAGGATGCATTGACCATCAGGATGCTGCTGGCCATTCGTGAGGGGGATGCAAGGCTGCACGTGAAGTCGTCTCCATTTGCCCACCGGCTGCTGGATGCGTATGCGCCGGTGTTGACGCGCCTGTTCCGCATTGTCTACTACCGCTTCAGCGACGCCACGTATCGTTGGCGAGACACGGTTCTGCGAGGCCCTTGGGGCATGGGTGTCCTTCGCAGGCATCTTCCCGGTTTCTGGCGGGTGCTGACCGACTGCGAGGCGATCGTCGCGGCCGATCGCAGTTTTCTCGGGCCGCTGCCTTCCTACAGCCCCATCTACGCACGCTGTGACGTGAGTTCGGCCGCAATTGACGGATCCTCGGGCCGTCTCGGGACGCGCAGAAAGCTGCTGTGGGCGTCGCGGGTGGCTCCGGAAAAGCGCCCCGAGCTGCTATCCGCTATATCGGAGCGGTTGGCAGCTCAAGGCCTGGATGTGAAAATTGACGCTTTTGGCACGGCTGATCCGGGAGTGAACGCCAAGCACGTATTTGGCCAGGGTCAGGGCCGGATCCGGTATCGTGGTGGATTCAGCTCGTTCAGTGAGCTGCCTTTGGGCGAATACGATGCCTTCCTCTACACAAGCTCCTTTGATGGGCTTCCCAATATCCTGCTTGAAATGGCGGGGGCGGGGCTGCCTATCATCGCGCCAGATGTCGGCGGAATCAGCGAAGTAGTAAAGGATGACGTGACTGGGCGCCTGATTCCGTCCATGCATGACGATGCCGCTTTGGCTGACGCCTATGTTCAGGCCGTCCTCTCGCTATACACGGAGGGTACGGATTGGCAGAGGATGTCTGAGGCATGCCGCAGTCTGATTGAGACACGCCATGGCGCCGGTGCTTTTGCCGGTCATGTTCGTGACGTGCTATGTCTGGCCCCTGAGAATAGTAGCAAGGTTGTCTAA
- a CDS encoding glycosyltransferase family A protein codes for MLPTTLHDVTAIITFHREALLAHKSLLSLQRCRMAASSAGISLEVVATLDRADEETTRIVHSHLANGCVDRVLHLDCGDLGLSRNQAVLASSGARILICDGDDYLSADFLIRCHQRAEALPGSAILHPELIVTFEAETGLWWQTGSDAVDFDPACMLTVNPWNACSFARREIYLELPYAKARPGESGFGFEDWHWNCETYARGHAHVIAERTVHYVRKKRSGSLNNAHASQNALIPPTRLFDLQ; via the coding sequence ATGCTGCCCACTACCCTCCATGACGTAACAGCAATCATCACCTTCCATCGCGAGGCGCTGTTGGCTCACAAGAGTCTTCTTTCGCTGCAGCGCTGCCGGATGGCTGCAAGCAGCGCAGGCATCTCGCTGGAAGTCGTCGCGACCCTGGATCGCGCAGACGAGGAAACCACGCGCATCGTCCATTCTCACCTCGCCAACGGGTGCGTGGACCGCGTCCTGCATCTGGATTGCGGAGATCTGGGGCTGTCACGCAACCAAGCTGTGCTCGCCTCGTCCGGCGCGCGAATCCTGATCTGCGATGGGGACGACTACCTATCCGCCGATTTCCTCATCCGCTGCCATCAGCGCGCAGAAGCGCTTCCCGGATCAGCCATCCTCCATCCCGAACTGATCGTGACGTTCGAGGCAGAGACCGGCTTGTGGTGGCAGACCGGCAGCGACGCGGTGGACTTCGATCCAGCCTGCATGCTTACCGTCAACCCTTGGAACGCCTGCAGTTTCGCGCGCCGCGAGATCTACCTCGAGCTGCCCTATGCGAAAGCGCGTCCAGGCGAGTCGGGTTTCGGGTTCGAAGACTGGCACTGGAACTGCGAGACCTATGCCCGGGGGCATGCTCACGTCATTGCCGAGCGGACAGTCCACTACGTCAGGAAAAAGCGCTCTGGCTCGTTGAACAATGCGCATGCCAGCCAGAATGCGCTCATTCCTCCAACACGCTTGTTCGATCTGCAATGA
- a CDS encoding glycosyltransferase family 4 protein yields the protein MQMLPSWAVQDLRDLSVTVDPLLAPEIVLDQRPQAFLTPVHWTQAGHAYEQLRRSIGNRQFDTVLLIPWLKRGGADLGALHHARALHEAFGQRVLVLATEPGDSPWANRLDDATPFVECGHLLATLSLPHGEPEVVLARLLVQLAPTRIHIINSHTGWRMLQRFGKAIRQRTRVFASLYCDEFEADGRRTGLAQQFLPTCLPWLDAVITDNAASPTAWRDSIGVDPSLFQVVHFPAPEVPSLPPNRSINPKRLLWASRLERQKRPDLVVELASSMPEFHWDVHGAALSVDDENLRRLKALSNVSIRGSYERFSDIVGPEHLAYIYTSCWDGLPNVLLEATASGIPVIAPQIGGISDLIPTDMLVPANASAVDYSVAVRNLMDPATRAEWIQIQSNAVSSFTWERFVASLQQIPGYAH from the coding sequence ATGCAGATGCTGCCCAGCTGGGCGGTTCAGGATCTGCGCGACCTCTCGGTCACAGTCGACCCCCTGCTCGCCCCGGAGATAGTTCTCGATCAACGTCCACAGGCATTCCTGACCCCCGTGCACTGGACGCAGGCGGGTCATGCCTATGAACAGTTGCGGCGCAGCATCGGCAACCGACAGTTTGATACGGTTCTGCTGATTCCATGGCTCAAGCGGGGGGGAGCCGATCTTGGCGCTCTACACCACGCCCGAGCATTGCACGAGGCATTCGGCCAACGCGTCCTGGTACTTGCGACTGAGCCCGGCGACTCTCCCTGGGCCAACCGTCTGGATGACGCCACGCCCTTTGTGGAATGCGGCCACTTACTGGCAACGCTGAGCCTTCCCCATGGTGAGCCTGAGGTCGTGCTGGCACGACTTCTTGTCCAGCTGGCCCCCACCAGGATCCATATCATCAATTCACATACCGGGTGGCGGATGCTGCAGCGATTTGGCAAGGCTATCCGGCAGAGAACACGAGTGTTCGCCTCCCTGTACTGCGATGAGTTCGAAGCGGATGGTCGCCGTACCGGTCTTGCCCAGCAATTCCTGCCCACGTGTCTCCCGTGGTTGGATGCGGTCATCACCGACAACGCTGCGTCACCGACCGCATGGCGCGACTCGATCGGCGTCGATCCATCGCTGTTTCAAGTGGTTCATTTCCCCGCACCGGAAGTACCATCATTGCCCCCCAACCGGAGCATCAACCCGAAGCGTCTGCTCTGGGCCAGCCGCCTTGAACGCCAGAAACGTCCGGATCTCGTTGTGGAACTCGCGTCCTCGATGCCGGAGTTTCACTGGGATGTCCATGGCGCAGCACTGTCCGTGGATGACGAAAACCTGCGTCGGCTGAAAGCGCTGAGCAACGTGAGCATTCGCGGCAGCTATGAGCGGTTCTCGGACATTGTTGGTCCGGAGCACTTGGCGTACATCTACACCAGCTGCTGGGATGGTCTTCCGAACGTGTTGCTCGAAGCAACGGCATCCGGCATTCCGGTGATTGCGCCGCAGATTGGCGGCATCAGCGACTTGATTCCGACAGACATGCTGGTCCCGGCCAACGCTTCCGCGGTGGACTATTCTGTAGCAGTACGCAACCTGATGGATCCCGCTACCCGGGCGGAGTGGATCCAGATACAGTCGAACGCCGTCAGCAGCTTCACCTGGGAAAGGTTCGTCGCGTCATTGCAGCAGATTCCGGGCTACGCGCACTGA
- a CDS encoding class I SAM-dependent methyltransferase, producing MFAELASLESGSFWFRARNQLLVWALRRHFPDLRSFLEIGCGTGFVLDGIAQAFPGARIAGSEILSAGLPFAARRMASADLFQMDARRVPFDTEFDVIGAFDVLEHIEEDESVLSEIHRALVAGGAAIFTVPQHQWLWSSIDEHACHVRRYRTGELREKLIRSGFQVELETSFVSLLLPMMLASRLSRKDVPEQDANAEMRLPRILNQLLLGVMAVERGLIKSGIRFPIGGSRLVVARKIS from the coding sequence GTGTTTGCAGAGCTCGCCAGTCTGGAATCAGGCAGCTTCTGGTTCCGGGCGCGCAATCAGCTGCTTGTCTGGGCGTTGCGCCGCCATTTTCCGGATCTGCGTAGCTTCCTGGAGATAGGCTGCGGAACCGGCTTCGTTCTCGATGGGATTGCCCAAGCATTTCCCGGAGCGAGGATTGCCGGCAGCGAGATCCTCAGCGCTGGCCTGCCCTTCGCTGCGCGGCGGATGGCATCGGCGGATCTGTTCCAGATGGACGCGCGGCGTGTCCCGTTCGACACTGAATTCGATGTCATCGGTGCATTCGATGTCCTTGAACATATTGAAGAGGATGAGTCTGTCCTCTCTGAAATACATCGTGCGCTGGTGGCTGGGGGCGCCGCTATCTTTACCGTGCCGCAGCATCAGTGGCTGTGGAGCAGTATTGATGAGCACGCCTGTCATGTGCGGCGCTACCGTACCGGTGAGTTGCGGGAGAAGCTGATTCGTTCGGGCTTCCAGGTAGAACTGGAGACGTCTTTTGTCAGTCTGCTGCTGCCGATGATGCTCGCGTCGCGACTCTCCAGGAAGGATGTACCGGAGCAGGACGCCAATGCGGAGATGCGTCTGCCCCGGATCCTCAATCAACTGCTGCTGGGCGTGATGGCCGTGGAGCGGGGCCTGATCAAGTCCGGCATCCGGTTTCCCATTGGTGGAAGCAGGCTGGTGGTTGCACGCAAGATCAGCTGA
- the galE gene encoding UDP-glucose 4-epimerase GalE: protein MNVLVTGGTGFIGSHTSVELLACGHEVTILDNLVNSGVEVLASIETISRKVPAFVQGDVRDRALLERVIREHSIDSVIHFAALKSVGESWERPLDYFDNNVTGTISLLQAMQACGVDRFVFSSSATVYGEADQCPIPESANTRTTNPYGRSKLICEHMLEDLATSTPSFSVASLRYFNPVGAHPSGLIGEAPHGIPNNLMPYISQVASGKREYLRVFGSDYATVDGTGVRDYIHVVDLAQAHVKALEFLARNERSITVNLGTGQGHSVLEVVAAFERASGRQIPLRIVERRTGDVASCFADPSVARELLGWTPSLGLDQMCIDAWRWQMRVDSMKA from the coding sequence ATGAACGTGTTGGTTACTGGAGGAACCGGCTTCATCGGCTCCCACACTAGTGTGGAGCTGCTGGCATGCGGGCATGAAGTGACAATCCTGGACAACCTCGTCAACAGCGGTGTCGAGGTACTTGCCAGCATCGAAACCATCTCGAGGAAGGTGCCTGCTTTCGTCCAGGGAGACGTCCGCGACCGAGCGTTGCTGGAGCGTGTGATCCGCGAGCACTCCATCGACTCGGTCATCCACTTCGCCGCATTGAAGTCCGTCGGTGAATCCTGGGAACGCCCGCTCGACTACTTCGACAACAACGTAACCGGCACGATCTCGCTTCTTCAGGCCATGCAGGCCTGCGGTGTAGACAGGTTCGTATTCAGTTCGTCGGCCACCGTCTACGGCGAGGCAGATCAGTGTCCCATCCCGGAGTCGGCCAATACCCGCACCACCAACCCCTACGGGCGATCCAAGCTGATCTGCGAGCACATGCTCGAAGATCTCGCGACGTCCACCCCAAGCTTCAGCGTTGCCTCACTGCGCTACTTCAACCCGGTGGGCGCCCATCCCTCCGGATTGATTGGCGAGGCGCCCCACGGTATTCCCAACAACCTGATGCCCTACATCTCGCAGGTCGCAAGCGGGAAGCGCGAGTATCTGCGGGTCTTCGGCAGCGACTATGCGACCGTTGATGGCACGGGCGTGCGTGATTACATCCACGTGGTCGACCTCGCGCAGGCGCATGTCAAGGCGCTCGAGTTCCTCGCGCGCAACGAACGCAGCATCACCGTCAACCTGGGCACCGGCCAAGGTCATAGCGTACTGGAAGTGGTTGCGGCCTTCGAGCGCGCCAGCGGCCGCCAGATCCCGCTCAGGATCGTCGAACGCCGCACGGGTGATGTTGCCTCGTGTTTTGCCGATCCATCCGTTGCCCGTGAGCTCCTTGGATGGACGCCATCGCTGGGCCTTGACCAGATGTGCATCGACGCTTGGCGATGGCAGATGCGGGTCGACTCCATGAAGGCGTGA